From Actinoplanes oblitus, a single genomic window includes:
- a CDS encoding TetR/AcrR family transcriptional regulator, whose protein sequence is MATTPDRRVRRTRAALRDALLSLMAERGYEAVTVHEIIDRADVGRSTFYNHYTDKDELLHDTLGELQSILAAPAKPVGGTQHGLRFSLPLLRHVAGQRRLGGALFGRGNRTPVLARIQDVLTEVVRTELAAAPGRPPRIPDEAVAHYVVGAYLSLLDWWLTSAPELAAEDADRIFQTLVMPGLRGSSSA, encoded by the coding sequence ATGGCCACAACACCGGATCGCCGGGTCCGTCGTACCCGCGCCGCGCTGCGCGACGCGCTGTTGAGCCTGATGGCCGAGCGCGGATACGAGGCGGTCACCGTCCACGAGATCATCGACCGCGCCGACGTCGGCCGGTCCACGTTCTACAACCACTACACCGACAAGGACGAGCTGCTGCACGACACCCTCGGCGAATTGCAGTCGATCCTGGCCGCCCCCGCCAAGCCGGTCGGCGGCACCCAGCATGGCCTGCGGTTCAGCCTGCCCCTGCTGCGACACGTCGCGGGCCAGCGCCGGCTGGGCGGCGCGCTGTTCGGCCGGGGCAATCGGACGCCGGTGCTCGCCCGGATCCAAGACGTGCTCACCGAGGTGGTCCGCACCGAGTTGGCCGCGGCGCCCGGCCGCCCGCCCCGCATCCCGGACGAGGCGGTCGCCCACTACGTCGTCGGCGCCTACCTGTCCCTGCTCGACTGGTGGCTCACCAGCGCTCCGGAGCTGGCGGCCGAGGACGCCGACCGCATCTTCCAAACTCTCGTCATGCCCGGGCTGCGCGGGTCGAGTTCCGCCTGA
- a CDS encoding ABC transporter ATP-binding protein — MEVSGTVISVRDLVKDYPGPAGRVAAVRGIDLDVDAGEFVAVVGRSGSGKTTLLNMLAGIDQPTSGEIRVAGQRIDELRGSRLAAWRGRTIGLVFQFFQLLPTLTVAENVILPMDLCRTVPPRRRRGLALQLLDRVGIAEQADKLPATLSGGQQQRAAIARALANRAPVLLADEPTGNLDSATSESVLGLFAELAADGNTVVMVTHERDLSGYATRQVTLADGLIRADVRACAEPGGRS, encoded by the coding sequence ATGGAAGTGTCCGGCACCGTCATCTCCGTACGCGATCTGGTGAAGGACTATCCCGGGCCAGCCGGCCGGGTCGCCGCTGTGCGCGGCATCGATCTGGACGTCGACGCCGGCGAGTTCGTAGCGGTGGTGGGCCGCTCGGGCAGCGGGAAGACCACGCTGCTGAACATGCTCGCCGGCATCGATCAGCCGACGTCGGGGGAGATCCGGGTGGCCGGCCAGCGCATCGACGAGCTGCGCGGCTCGCGGCTGGCCGCCTGGCGCGGCCGTACGATCGGGCTCGTCTTCCAGTTCTTCCAGCTGCTGCCGACCCTGACCGTGGCGGAGAACGTGATCCTGCCGATGGACCTGTGCCGGACCGTGCCACCGCGGCGCCGGCGGGGCCTGGCCCTGCAACTGCTGGACCGGGTCGGTATCGCCGAGCAGGCCGACAAGCTGCCCGCCACGCTGTCCGGCGGGCAGCAGCAGCGCGCGGCCATCGCCCGGGCGCTGGCCAACCGGGCGCCGGTGCTGCTCGCCGACGAGCCGACCGGCAACCTCGACTCGGCCACCAGCGAGTCGGTGCTCGGGCTGTTCGCCGAGCTGGCCGCGGACGGCAACACGGTCGTGATGGTCACGCACGAACGCGACCTCTCCGGATACGCGACGCGGCAGGTCACCTTGGCGGACGGCCTGATCCGCGCGGACGTGCGCGCGTGCGCCGAGCCGGGTGGCCGATCGTGA
- a CDS encoding FtsX-like permease family protein: MISLLRLRKVARDAWLTRTRIAMMVVTIALSVLAVSAFLSARAILGREIAGNYAATRPASATLNVPAGVDAATLGAVRAVPAVTDAAARTSVLARVRVGASPWRVLMLFAADADDPRRVATVATAPGAWPPPADGMLLERTALPFLGVAAGDRVTLQVPGAAPTPMTVSGAVHDGAVAPASQEQTAYGYVTTAALTRLGAPAVRNQLKIVVGDRTGPSGDQQRIEAVAQQVAGVLAERGQPVTRVDVPPPLRHPHQGQMTMVGFSLLAFGLTALLLSAILVATMLGGMLAGQIRQIGAMKAVGARTGQVLGMYLVQVTAIALLATALAVAPGVALGRFLAERGARLLNLDLTSEVIPGWVYAVTLLAGVGVPLLVALAPLIRGSRVSVRQAIDDHGTASVRATGAGPLSRLPGVSSGQRLALRNLFRRRGRLALTAGLLAVAGTMFLTGLNTAGGWAALVDQGIAQRHYDLEVRLHQPYSAGRLTALATGVPGVTGAEAWGRTPTTMHEAGRVDVAHVYPDDAHDSFTVLAPPADTALLRLPLLAGRWLRAGDTDAVVINHLVPAQQAPGIRVGDPITLSVAGRTVTRTVVGIVSDFGTQGTAYLTSQEYAAVTGTTGQAQLLRVVTGRHDAASREAALDALERALGAAGIAIEQDLTVDTLQAALDGHVLVLADALIAIAVLTAVVGLLGLASAMSTSITERTREFGVLHAIGATATAVRGIVVTEGVLTGVLSLAVALAAAPGLTLAFGRFIGTQAFRQPLPYEFSAAALALWTLLALGGAALVSAAAARRASRLTVREALATV, encoded by the coding sequence GTGATCAGCCTGCTGCGGTTACGCAAGGTGGCCCGCGACGCGTGGCTCACCCGGACCCGGATCGCCATGATGGTCGTGACCATCGCGCTCAGCGTTCTCGCGGTGAGCGCCTTCCTGTCCGCGCGGGCGATCCTCGGCCGGGAGATCGCCGGCAACTACGCGGCCACCCGCCCCGCCTCGGCCACCCTCAACGTGCCCGCCGGCGTCGACGCCGCGACTCTGGGCGCGGTGCGCGCCGTGCCGGCGGTGACCGACGCGGCCGCGCGGACGTCCGTGCTCGCCCGGGTCAGAGTGGGCGCCAGCCCATGGCGGGTGCTGATGCTGTTCGCGGCCGATGCCGATGATCCGCGCCGGGTGGCCACGGTCGCCACCGCTCCCGGTGCCTGGCCACCTCCAGCCGACGGGATGCTGCTGGAGCGCACCGCGCTGCCGTTCCTCGGCGTCGCCGCCGGCGACCGGGTGACCCTGCAGGTTCCCGGCGCGGCGCCCACACCGATGACCGTGTCCGGCGCGGTGCACGACGGCGCGGTGGCGCCCGCGTCGCAGGAACAAACCGCTTACGGGTACGTCACCACGGCCGCACTCACCAGGCTCGGCGCGCCGGCCGTCCGGAACCAGCTGAAGATCGTCGTCGGGGACCGGACCGGACCGTCCGGCGACCAGCAGCGGATCGAGGCGGTGGCCCAGCAGGTCGCCGGTGTGCTGGCGGAGCGCGGCCAGCCGGTCACCCGCGTCGACGTGCCACCGCCGCTGCGCCACCCGCACCAGGGCCAGATGACCATGGTGGGTTTCAGCCTGCTGGCGTTCGGGCTCACCGCGCTACTGCTGTCGGCGATCCTGGTCGCCACCATGCTCGGCGGCATGCTGGCCGGCCAGATCCGCCAGATCGGCGCGATGAAGGCGGTCGGCGCCCGTACCGGCCAGGTACTCGGCATGTACCTGGTCCAGGTCACCGCCATCGCGTTGCTGGCCACCGCGCTGGCCGTGGCGCCGGGAGTCGCGCTCGGCCGGTTCCTCGCCGAACGCGGCGCGCGACTGCTCAACCTGGACCTCACGAGCGAGGTGATCCCCGGCTGGGTGTACGCGGTCACCCTGCTGGCCGGCGTCGGCGTGCCGCTGCTGGTGGCGCTGGCGCCACTGATCCGCGGCAGCCGCGTGTCGGTCCGTCAGGCGATCGACGACCACGGGACGGCCAGCGTCCGCGCGACCGGCGCAGGCCCACTGAGCCGGCTGCCCGGCGTCAGCAGCGGCCAGCGGCTCGCACTGCGCAACCTCTTCCGCCGGCGTGGACGGCTGGCCCTGACCGCCGGCCTGCTGGCCGTCGCCGGCACCATGTTCCTCACCGGTCTGAACACCGCCGGTGGCTGGGCCGCCCTGGTCGACCAGGGCATCGCGCAGCGGCATTACGACCTCGAGGTACGGCTGCACCAGCCGTACTCCGCGGGCCGCCTGACCGCACTGGCGACCGGCGTGCCGGGAGTCACCGGCGCCGAGGCCTGGGGCCGCACCCCCACCACGATGCACGAGGCCGGTCGGGTCGACGTCGCGCACGTCTATCCGGACGACGCGCACGACAGCTTCACCGTGCTGGCGCCGCCCGCCGACACCGCGCTGCTGCGGCTGCCGCTGCTGGCCGGCCGGTGGCTGCGGGCCGGTGACACCGACGCGGTGGTCATCAACCATCTGGTGCCGGCGCAGCAGGCGCCGGGCATCCGGGTCGGCGATCCGATCACGCTGAGCGTCGCCGGGCGGACCGTCACCCGCACTGTGGTGGGGATCGTCTCCGATTTCGGCACCCAAGGCACCGCGTACCTGACCAGCCAGGAGTACGCGGCTGTGACCGGCACGACGGGGCAGGCTCAACTGCTGCGGGTGGTGACCGGCCGGCACGACGCCGCCAGCCGCGAGGCCGCCCTGGACGCCCTGGAGCGGGCGCTTGGTGCCGCCGGGATCGCCATCGAACAGGATCTCACCGTCGACACCCTGCAGGCCGCACTTGACGGGCACGTCCTGGTGCTCGCCGACGCGCTGATCGCCATCGCCGTCCTGACCGCGGTCGTGGGCCTGCTCGGGCTGGCCTCGGCGATGAGCACCAGCATCACCGAACGCACCCGCGAGTTCGGGGTGCTGCACGCGATCGGCGCGACGGCGACGGCGGTCCGCGGGATCGTCGTCACCGAAGGGGTCCTCACCGGGGTCTTGAGCCTCGCCGTCGCGCTGGCCGCAGCGCCGGGGCTGACCCTCGCCTTCGGCCGGTTCATCGGCACCCAGGCGTTCCGTCAGCCCCTGCCCTACGAGTTCTCGGCCGCCGCCCTGGCCCTCTGGACGCTGCTGGCCCTGGGCGGGGCCGCCCTGGTCAGCGCAGCCGCCGCCCGCCGGGCGTCCCGGCTGACCGTCCGCGAAGCACTCGCCACCGTGTGA
- a CDS encoding HflX-like GTP-binding protein: MKQYRNLGDPLDGVDVVLIGLFSAKEKQYEARLDEFAGLVEARGGRVVARFVQRRGASDRWKQRPGGSLRMSQPFSRRTLLTHGKLREIALACREADIDAAVFVNTLTRRQRSVLTEILGCLVLSGDDLAAHGETG; the protein is encoded by the coding sequence GTGAAGCAGTACCGGAACCTTGGTGACCCACTCGATGGTGTCGACGTAGTACTCATCGGTCTGTTTTCGGCCAAGGAGAAGCAGTACGAGGCCAGGCTCGACGAGTTCGCCGGTCTGGTCGAGGCCCGTGGTGGCCGGGTGGTGGCCCGTTTTGTCCAGCGCCGGGGCGCGTCTGACCGGTGGAAGCAGCGCCCCGGCGGATCGCTGCGAATGTCGCAGCCCTTTTCCCGCCGCACACTGCTGACACATGGCAAGCTCCGCGAGATCGCCCTGGCGTGCCGAGAGGCGGACATCGACGCCGCGGTCTTCGTCAACACCCTGACACGCCGCCAGCGGAGTGTCCTGACAGAGATCCTCGGCTGCCTCGTCTTGAGCGGCGACGACCTGGCTGCCCACGGCGAGACCGGGTAG
- a CDS encoding RICIN domain-containing protein, whose translation MLKALVSGFFVAAAVLVAAPAQAGPTFYTVHSGFNGRCLDFDNANLGNKARVQLRSCNGKPQQLWYWSGTNLVNAYHSKCLDAPREFIWDRGAQLQMYDCLGWENAQWRREGSTLRNGYNGWCMDAALETIWVDGGKVQNWECNGGHNQNWEFRLHSSN comes from the coding sequence ATGCTTAAAGCTCTGGTCAGCGGATTTTTCGTCGCCGCCGCCGTGCTGGTCGCCGCGCCCGCGCAGGCCGGTCCGACCTTCTACACCGTGCACAGCGGTTTCAACGGCAGATGCCTGGACTTCGACAACGCAAACCTAGGCAACAAGGCACGGGTTCAACTGCGATCCTGCAACGGCAAGCCCCAACAGCTGTGGTACTGGTCCGGCACCAATCTAGTGAACGCCTACCACTCCAAGTGCCTGGACGCGCCGCGCGAGTTCATCTGGGACAGGGGCGCACAGCTCCAGATGTATGACTGTCTCGGCTGGGAAAATGCCCAGTGGCGTCGGGAGGGCTCTACGCTGCGGAACGGGTACAACGGCTGGTGCATGGACGCCGCCTTGGAGACCATCTGGGTCGACGGCGGCAAGGTCCAGAACTGGGAGTGCAACGGAGGGCACAACCAGAATTGGGAGTTCCGCTTGCACTCCAGCAACTGA
- a CDS encoding heavy-metal-associated domain-containing protein, with the protein MATETYTVTGMTCSHCVNSVSAEIGRLPGVTAVQVELASGAVTVTSNEPLDEAAVAAAVDEAGYELAR; encoded by the coding sequence ATGGCCACCGAGACGTACACCGTGACCGGTATGACCTGCTCGCACTGCGTCAACTCGGTGAGCGCCGAGATCGGGCGGCTGCCCGGCGTGACCGCCGTTCAGGTCGAGCTGGCCTCCGGCGCGGTCACCGTCACCAGCAACGAACCCCTCGACGAGGCCGCCGTCGCCGCGGCCGTCGACGAGGCCGGCTACGAACTCGCGAGGTAG